Genomic window (Streptococcus suis S735):
CGTTGATTTGAACAACGGCATAATCAGGTAGGTCATGTAAGTTTGATCCCTTAGCAACCGCTTCGTCAATCAATAGTTGCGCAGCGTTAGACACCATGAAATATTGCTGGAAGATGCGGAGAACTTTTCCTTCATCGGTCGAATCATCTGGATAGAGGAAGAGGGTCAAGTTTCGGAAAATATCTTCCTTATCAAATTCTATTCCGTCATAAATGATATTGTCATCAACTGAACCAAGGTCAAACAAGCGAAGTCGATTCTTGCGTTCCATTTTATAACCAGGTACATCGATGTCATACAACTTAGATGTCAAGGTAAAGTTAGCAAATGGCACCTGATAAGAAATCGGTGACTCTGTTAACCATGAACGTGGTGTAATCCACTCGTTTGGCACAGCAGACTGCTGATGGTATTCAAATAATTGTCTAAACAGTCCAAAGTGATAATTCAAGCCGACCCCATCACCGTTAAGACCTAGACTAGCAATTGAATCAAGGAAGCAGGCAGCCAAGCGCCCCAAACCTCCATTACCAAGAGACGGTTCAAGCTCCATGTCTTCAATAGCAATCAAATCCTTACCAGCTGCCACCAACTGGCTTTTAACCTCATCATAAAGACCAAGGTTGATTAAATTATTAGACAAGAGCTTACCAATTAAGAACTCTGCTGAAATATAGTAGACCTTTTTCTTTTGGTCATTTGTATACTTAGCTTCACTCTGCTGTTTTGCAAAAGCAAGCAAGGCGTAATAGAGTTCTTGGTCTGTACAATCTTCAATGCGTTTGGCATACATAGACTGAACAAAATTTTGTAAATTAATCATGAGGGCTCTCCTAGATATATTAATGTAATCATTCAGAAAGGTTTCGCTTTACCTTTGTAAACGTTTTCTTAATTATACCCTATTTATAAAAAAAGACAAGCCAACTTCCGTACAAATAGAAATTAGTTCGTCTTTTAAACGATTGCAGGTTACTACAATCAGAATTATTCTTAATTATTCTGCAATCAGAGTTTCCAAACCAACTTTCATCATATCCGTGAAAGTATTTTGACGCTCTTCTGCTGTGGTGTCTTCCTCTGGATTAACCAAGCTATCTGAAATCGTCATAATGGCAAGCGTTTGAACGCCAAACTTAGCACCTAGGTAATAAAGTGCAGCTGCTTCCATTTCTACAGCCTTGACACCTAGTTGACCTAATTCTAAGTTGCGACTAAACAATTTTGGAGAATAGAAACTATCTGATGATAAAACATTGCCAACATGCGTTGTCATGTTGAGTTCTTTGGCGATATGATAAGCCTTATCTAAAAGATCAAAATCAGCGATTTGTGGCAAATCGTACTCTGGCCAGTCAATATTGATCATACGAGAGTTGGTCGCAGCTGCCTGAGCCAAGACCAATTCACGGACATGGACATCCTCATTCAAAGAACCTGCTGTTCCCACACGAATTAGTTTTTTCACACCATATTCGTTAATCAATTCATGAGCATAGATAGATATGGATGGTATTCCCATACCTGTTCCCATGACAGAGACACGATGACCCTTGTAGGTACCTGTGTAGCCGAACATATTGCGAACTTCGTTGAAGCAAACGGCATCTTCAAGGAAGTTTTCAGCGATAAATTTAGCACGAAGCGGATCACCAGGAAGCAAAATCTTATCAGCGATTTCGCCTGGTTTTGCGGAAATATGGATAGACATGTAATGTACCTCTTTGTTCTATTTTCGAATACTTACAACTCAGCCAAGATAGCCTTCACCAAGCCCTTGAAGTTGCCCTTGATTTGCTCGGTTACTTCTACAACTTCTTCGTGATTAAGTTCAGATTGGAAACCAGCCGCAAAGTTTGTGATAGCAGAAATACCCAAGACTTTCATGCCTGAGTGAGCTGCCACGATAACTTCTGGTACTGTTGACATACCGACTGCGTGGGCCCCCATGGTCTTGAAGGCCAAGATTTCAGCAGGTGTTTCATAGGTAGGGCCTGTCACACCGAGGTAGACACCATCGTCCAACTTGATACCCAATTTTTCCGCAACGGCATGGGCTTTTTCACGGTATTCTTTAGTGTAGGCATTGGACATATCTGGGAAACGTGGACCAAATTCTTCCAAGTTTTCGCCAATCAATGGATTTTGGCCAGTCATGTTGATGTGGTCTGTAATGGCCATAAGGGTACCTGGACCGTAGCCAATACCACCTGCGGCATTAGTAACAATCACTCCTTCACAACCAAGAGCTTTCATGACACGGACTGGGAAAGTCACGACTTCCATCGGATTTCCTTCGTAGAAATGGAAACGACCTTGAAGAGCTAAGACCTTACGTCCTGCCAAATCACCGTAAACCAACTTACCAGCATGACCAACAACTGTTGATTTACCCCAGTTTGGAATATCTGCATAGTCGATGACAATAGCATTTTCAACTTCTTGGGCCAATTCACCCAAGCCAGAACCCAAAATCAAACCGAATTCAGGTTTTACCAAACCTTTTTCTTCCAAGAACGTTTTTGTTTCATTGATTTTTGCAAGTAAACTCATATTTTCTCCTTTTATAAATAATCCGACCAGTCATATTCTGGCATTTTTTCTTTAATGATTTCAAGCGGACGACAGAGGAAGGCTGTCTGCTCTCGCTCGATAATGGGGCGATTGAGAGTGGCAGGCTCTTTAACTAAACGCTCAAAGATTTCTTCTTCTGACAAGGCTAGTCGTTCTTCTTCCTTCAATCGAATAACTGCTGAAGGTTGACTGCCCATTTTTTCCAAGAGAGCTGTCAATTCAGTTCCCCTTAATGGTGTTTCCAAATAATTAACCCACTTGACTTCCATATCCTGGCTGGACAGCAATATTCTTAATTTTTTACACTTGCTACAGTTAGGATTGTAATAGACCGTTAGCTTCTCCATTAAACCAATTGTGACAAGAAGCTTTCGCCAATCATGGCTGTGTCCACTCCGAAGTTTTCCGCAACGGTTGCTGAAATGTCCGCAAAATGGCCTACTGGCAAAACACCGCTACCTTTGAAAGCCTTGCTGTATGCTAAGAGTGGCACATATTCGCGTGTGTGATCTGTTCCAGCATAGGATGGATCATTGCCGTGGTCTGCAGTAATCAAGAGCAGGTCATCTTCACGCATATTGTCAATAATCTCTGGAATACGTGCATCAAACTCTTGCAAACAATCGCGGTAGCCTTCGATATTGCGACGGTGACCATACACAGCATCAAAGTCAACTAAGTTTGTGAAGGAGAAACCTTCCTCGAAGTCTGATAACTTCAGAGTATCAATCAACACATCGACACCGTGCATGTTGGACTTGGTGTGACCCATATCATTTGTAATACCTGAACCATTGAAAATATCACTGATTTTACCAACTGAGTAAGTTGGTACACCCGCATCTGCCAGTTTGTTGAGTACTGTTGCCTCAAAAGGTGATACTGCATAGTCGTGACGGTTGGCAGTTCGTGAGAAATTGCCTGGCTCACCAACGTATGGACGGGCAATAATCCGACCAAGAAGAGCTGGGCGTTCAAGGGTAATGGAGCGAGCGTATTCACAGATACGATACAATTCATCCAGCGGAATAATGTCTTCGTGGGCTGCAATCTGAAGGACTGGGTCTGCGGAGGTATAGACAATTAACTCCCCAGTTTCCATTTGGCGAGGGCCAAAGTCATCAATGACAGCTGTACCTGAATACGGCTTGTTTGCTTCGCGGATGATTTTACGACCTGAGAATTCTTCGATTTTTGTCAAAATCTCTTCAGGGAAACCATCCCAGAATGTATCAAATGGCTCAGTAATATTGAGACCCATAATTTCCCAGTGTCCAGTCATGGTATCCTTACCAAGCGATACTTCTTCCAACTTGGTCACGTAACCAGTTGGATGGCTTTCAGCAGGAACTGTCGCAAGCGCTGTATCTCGAGGGATATTTCCAAGACCAATCTTGGTCATATTAGGCACCTCAAGCCCAGCTTTTTCAGAAATGTGGCCGAGAGTGTCAGATTCTGTATCTGCTACACCCGCATTGAAAAATTTATCTGAGTCTGGTGCTGCGCCGATTCCGACAGAGTCCATAACTACCAAGTGAACACGTTTAAATTTAGGCATAATTGTCTCCTTTATTTGATATAGTTAGATTCAACCAAAATCAGCGTCCAACCAAGTTGCTAGACTGGAAATTATCATCACCACACCTAAACATTTTAATGGGGTGCAATACTTATACAGTCAAAGCTCTCGGCATCAAACTTCTTAACCATCAAAACTAGATACTGTTACTCGCTTCACTGCCTGCTGTTCAGCTATCGCTTTTTCAGTACCTATCATCTGACTGCTACGAGGTAAGGGGATAGATTTTTGAAGAGTCTAAACGTTCGTGTTTTCATTATACCATAAAAACGCCTCTCATTGTACCAAAATGAGAAGCGTTTTCAATTTATTTCTTTTCGATGATGTTCGGTCCTTCTGGTGTACCAACAATTACCTTGGAAATCAATCCAATAAAGAGACCGTGTTCTACAACACCGACGGTCCGATCCAATTCTTCCGCCAATGCATATGTGTCTTCTATTCTGCGCAAATCAAGGTCAATGATAAAGTTCTGCATATCCGTGATATGTTTTTTTCCATTACGCATACGAAAACTTGGACGATACCCTTTTTTCTCAAATAGTCGGAAAAGATTTTCCGCACCGTACTGCACGACTTCCACCGGCAACTTGAAGGCTCCTAGGGTTTGAACCATCTTAGACTCATCCACAATCCAGATGCAGTCCTTGCTATTGACTGCTACCACTTTCTCCATGAGAAGCGCTGCACCACCGCCTTTAATCCCATTGAAGTCACCATCAACCTCATCTGCTCCATCCACCGTCAAGTCCACATATTCGACTTCGTCGATATTTTTTAGGGGAATCCCAAGGGACGCAGCGTGCTCAGCCGTGGCATGAGAGGTCGTTACGCCTGTTATCTGTAGCCCTTCTTCTGCAACCCGGCGGCCAATCTCCTGCACGAAATAGTATGCCGTCGAACCAGTTCCCAGCCCAACAATCATCCCGTCCGTCACAAATTCCGCCGCCTTAATCCCAACCTGCTCTTTTAGGTTTATCATCTTTGTCTCCTTTGAAGTAAAACGAATACATATAGTATAGCATGGAGAGGGAGATGGGACAAGAGTGAGTTAGAAATTCAAAAAATAATGTCTTAAATCCTAAAAAATTTTTTTCATTTGTTCAAATATATTTGCTACTAACTTAGGGACGTAGGAAACCTTATGAGAAGTTAGCTGATGGGACAGTCCAAGAAATTGAAGTGCCTTATGATATACCAGAGAGCTGGGAGTGGGTGAGGTTGGGTGCTATTGTTACTGCTAAAGGTGGAAAAAGAATACCTAAAGGGTACAATCTGCAAGAAGAAGATAATGGTCATCCATATCTTCGAGTTACAGATATGAAAGATGGTACGATAAAACCAACTAATATAAAATTTGCTCCAGATAATGTATATACAATAATAAGAAATTACACTATTTCGAGTACTGATATATATGTCACGATAGCTGGAACTATTGGTGATGTTGGAATAGTTCCGGAAAATTTTAATAATGCTCTATTAACCGAAAATGCCCTTAAACTGATGCTGACAGAAAGTATCAATAAAATGTTTTTGGCTCATCTCTTGAAGTCTCCATTAGTTCAAAAACAATTCAAAGAAGTTTATAATCAAGTTGCTCAGCCTAAACTGTCCATTCGTAGCACAAACTCAACAATTATCCCTCTCCCACCCCTAGCCGAACAAAAACGAATTGTTGCCCAAATTGAGCGAGCCTTGGAACAAGTTGAAGTCTATGCTGAAAGTTACAATAAACTCCAAGAGTTAGATAGAGCTTTTCCAGATAAACTGAAAAAATCTATCCTCCAGTATGCTATGCAAGGAAAATTAGTTGCACAAGATCCGAACGACGAACCCGTCGAAGTCTTACTTGAAATGATTCGTGCTGAAAAGCAAAAACTCTATGAAGAAGGCAAGCTCAAGAAGAAAGATTTGGCGGAAATAATGGTCGAAAAAGGAGATGATAACTCTCCTTATGGGAAGATTCCGAGAAATTGGACTCTTCTTTCTGTCAAAGATATTTTTTCAATTACGACAGGGTTATCTTATAAGAAAACAGATTTAGCTATCATCCAAAGAGGTGTGCGGATTATTCGTGGGGGAAATATCGAACCCTTAGCATATAAATTATTAGATAATGACTACTATATTGAGTCAAAATATATTACATCAGAATCTGTTTACTTGAAGCGAAATCAACTAGTAACCCCGGTCTCTTCATCGTTAGAACATATCGGAAAATTCGCCAGAATTGATAAAAATTATTCAGATACAGTAGCTGGAGGATTTGTATTTCAACTAACACCATTTATCTCGTCAGATACTTTATCAAACTATCTATTACTTTGTCTCTCATCGCCACTTTTTTACAAACAACTACAATCAGTAACCAAGCTGTCTGGACAGGCTTTATATAATATTCCAAAAACAAAGTTGAATGATCTCCGTATTGCCTTAGCTCCTGAACAAGAGCAAGAACGTATCAGTAATAAAGTTGGGCAACTTTTTCAAAAAGTAAATCTACTTTAGTTACAATATCTTTCATTTCTCGATAGTTAGAAATAGGTATCAATAATCCTGAAATACTAGTACTATTTAACGTTTTTCCTTTTATAGCATCCTTTGAATTACCAGTGGTTGAGATTAGGGGCAAAAATCGCATCAGATAGTCTCTTATGATATTTTCTTTATCTCCGTACGGAAATATTGAGATTATCGCTTCATTATGGCTAGCAGGGACCTCTAATGCTACTTTACCAATAGTTAACTTAAAACTCATCAACAAGGTGCCTGCCGAAGCTATCTTTACCTTCTTCTGATTAATAGCAAAATCTGATAGATATTCTTTTGTTTTGAAGATGTGACCATTGTTAGACATATCTGAAATAGATACCCAAGGAATATCGTCTCCCCAATAATTCGGCTCACTTCTTGGAGGTGTTTTTCCAATATTAAATAAAACTAGACCACCAAACTTAACGTAGCACCAAGAACTAGGAAGTTTAAACAAAGTTGAATTACTAAAACCAATATTTTCCTTGTTCTTCCCATAAGGAGAGTTATCATCTCCTTTTTCGACCATTATTTCCGCCAAATCTTTCTTCTTGAGCTTGCCTTCTTCATAGAGTTTTTGCTTTTCAGCACGAATCATTTCAAGTAAGACTTCGACGGGTTCGTCGTTCGGATCTTGTGCAACTAATTTTCCTTGCATAGCATACTGGAGGATAGATTTTTTCAGTTTATCTGGAAAAGCTCTATCTAACTCTTGGAGTTTATTGTAACTTTCAGCATAGACTTCAACTTGTTCCAAGGCTCGCTCGATGTGAGCAACAATCCGTTTTTGTTCGGCAAGCGGGGGAAGGGGGAGAAGTGTATCTCCAAAACCTGAAGCAGAAATCTCCTTAAATGTCGTACCTGATGATCGTAGAATAATATCTTTTGTTCGAAATTGCAAAATCCAATACATAAAATCTAAATTTACTAGTATTGGCGTTACGGATTTACAACCTTGATTTGTAGTAAAGTCATAGTTAACAATGTTTATATGTCCTATTGGAGCTCGACTAGAATAAACAATAGAGTTTTTTGAAATTAGTTGAGCAGAAGATTTTTGTACGCCTAATTCGGTAATTTTTTTTGATGAGGTGGCAAATAATTTATTGTTTTGCTGTTTACCCATATCTGCAGGAGTTATCCAAGTGATATTCCCATCATAATAAGTAGATTCAGAAGATTTCGGTGTGCCTCCCGAAGTAATAACTCCTAAATTTCTTAACCTCACCCACTCCCAACTATCTGGAATTTCATAAGGTACTTCAACTTTTTTAACAGTCCCATCAGCTAACTTCTCATAAGGTTTCCCATCATCACTACGAAAAAATTCTGTTTCCTTTTTATCTCGCTTGACTTTTCCTTCCGAAATCAACTTCTCTTTCTCTTCCTTGATACGTTTCAAAAGTTCACTTGCAGGCTCATCATTTGGGTCTTGCGGAACAAGCTTACCCTCCATCGCTCTTTGCAGGATACTTGCTTTCAGTTGTTCAGGAGTCATTATTTCTCCTCCAAAATTTCTAAAATTTCCGCCAAAACAGTATCAATTTTTTTATTTAGGACAGCTCGTTCTTGCTGATAGTTTTGGATAAGTTCAAGTGGCTCTAAAATTTCTTCCTCTTCCTTTGGAAAACCGCATTGATCAAAATTATAGTTTAAACTAGCTAACTCATCTGGTCTAAACGATTTAGATTTGTAGAAATTCCCTTCTAAAATCTCTTGTCGATTTTTCCACCATTCGCGAACAGGATTAAAGTGATCGTTTCTCATTGGTTTAGTTTTAGAGAAATTTTTATAGCCTTCTGGCATATCCAATCTGTAAAACCAAGTTTCTTCTGTTTTTTTCGTCTTATCAAAAAAGAGAATATTCGTATGAATTCCTGTATATGGAGCAAATACGCTATGTGGTAAGCGAATAATAGTGTGAAGATTAAACTCCTCAACCAATTTCTGCTTTAGTCGTGTTTTTACTCCTTCACCAAAGAGGAATCCATCTGGTAGAATTACACCAACACGACCATTTTCTTTAAGTCGATACATAATAACAGCCATAAACAAATCTGCTGTTTCAGAGCTGCGTAACTCTGCTGGAAAATTATTTTTTATTGTTTCAAGTTCAGAACCACCAAATGGAGGATTCATCATGATGATATCGAACTTTTCATCCTCAGTGTAATCCCTCACATTTTTTTCCAACGTATTCCCGTGGATGATTTTCGGATCATCAATTTCATGCAAGAATAAATTTGTCACCGCTAATAGGTGGGGGAAAGCCTTTTTCTCAATACCAAAAACTGCTTGATTGTATTTTTGAACGTCTTCGCTAGTCTTTCGCTGTTGGCTTAAATGATTTAAGGTAGATGTCAAGAAACCACCTGTCCCACATGCTAAATCTGCCATCGTTTCCCCTAATTGAGGATTGAGCATTTCAGCAATAAAATCTGTTGCTGCACGTGGTGTGTAAAATTCACCAGAATTTCCTGCACTTTGAATATCTTTGAGAATCTTCTCATAAATATCATTAAATGAGTGACGATCTTCTGGACTGTTAAAATCAACTTCGTCAATCACATTAATCATTTGCCGCAGAAGAACTCCATTTTTCATATAGTTGTTAGCATCTTCAAAAGCAGATTTTACAATTGATTTGCGAATTGGCATGT
Coding sequences:
- a CDS encoding restriction endonuclease subunit S gives rise to the protein MTPEQLKASILQRAMEGKLVPQDPNDEPASELLKRIKEEKEKLISEGKVKRDKKETEFFRSDDGKPYEKLADGTVKKVEVPYEIPDSWEWVRLRNLGVITSGGTPKSSESTYYDGNITWITPADMGKQQNNKLFATSSKKITELGVQKSSAQLISKNSIVYSSRAPIGHINIVNYDFTTNQGCKSVTPILVNLDFMYWILQFRTKDIILRSSGTTFKEISASGFGDTLLPLPPLAEQKRIVAHIERALEQVEVYAESYNKLQELDRAFPDKLKKSILQYAMQGKLVAQDPNDEPVEVLLEMIRAEKQKLYEEGKLKKKDLAEIMVEKGDDNSPYGKNKENIGFSNSTLFKLPSSWCYVKFGGLVLFNIGKTPPRSEPNYWGDDIPWVSISDMSNNGHIFKTKEYLSDFAINQKKVKIASAGTLLMSFKLTIGKVALEVPASHNEAIISIFPYGDKENIIRDYLMRFLPLISTTGNSKDAIKGKTLNSTSISGLLIPISNYREMKDIVTKVDLLFEKVAQLYY
- the rpiA gene encoding ribose-5-phosphate isomerase RpiA, which encodes MINLKEQVGIKAAEFVTDGMIVGLGTGSTAYYFVQEIGRRVAEEGLQITGVTTSHATAEHAASLGIPLKNIDEVEYVDLTVDGADEVDGDFNGIKGGGAALLMEKVVAVNSKDCIWIVDESKMVQTLGAFKLPVEVVQYGAENLFRLFEKKGYRPSFRMRNGKKHITDMQNFIIDLDLRRIEDTYALAEELDRTVGVVEHGLFIGLISKVIVGTPEGPNIIEKK
- a CDS encoding restriction endonuclease subunit S, encoding MGAIVTAKGGKRIPKGYNLQEEDNGHPYLRVTDMKDGTIKPTNIKFAPDNVYTIIRNYTISSTDIYVTIAGTIGDVGIVPENFNNALLTENALKLMLTESINKMFLAHLLKSPLVQKQFKEVYNQVAQPKLSIRSTNSTIIPLPPLAEQKRIVAQIERALEQVEVYAESYNKLQELDRAFPDKLKKSILQYAMQGKLVAQDPNDEPVEVLLEMIRAEKQKLYEEGKLKKKDLAEIMVEKGDDNSPYGKIPRNWTLLSVKDIFSITTGLSYKKTDLAIIQRGVRIIRGGNIEPLAYKLLDNDYYIESKYITSESVYLKRNQLVTPVSSSLEHIGKFARIDKNYSDTVAGGFVFQLTPFISSDTLSNYLLLCLSSPLFYKQLQSVTKLSGQALYNIPKTKLNDLRIALAPEQEQERISNKVGQLFQKVNLL
- a CDS encoding ArsC/Spx/MgsR family protein: MEVKWVNYLETPLRGTELTALLEKMGSQPSAVIRLKEEERLALSEEEIFERLVKEPATLNRPIIEREQTAFLCRPLEIIKEKMPEYDWSDYL
- the deoD gene encoding purine-nucleoside phosphorylase, giving the protein MSIHISAKPGEIADKILLPGDPLRAKFIAENFLEDAVCFNEVRNMFGYTGTYKGHRVSVMGTGMGIPSISIYAHELINEYGVKKLIRVGTAGSLNEDVHVRELVLAQAAATNSRMINIDWPEYDLPQIADFDLLDKAYHIAKELNMTTHVGNVLSSDSFYSPKLFSRNLELGQLGVKAVEMEAAALYYLGAKFGVQTLAIMTISDSLVNPEEDTTAEERQNTFTDMMKVGLETLIAE
- a CDS encoding phosphopentomutase codes for the protein MPKFKRVHLVVMDSVGIGAAPDSDKFFNAGVADTESDTLGHISEKAGLEVPNMTKIGLGNIPRDTALATVPAESHPTGYVTKLEEVSLGKDTMTGHWEIMGLNITEPFDTFWDGFPEEILTKIEEFSGRKIIREANKPYSGTAVIDDFGPRQMETGELIVYTSADPVLQIAAHEDIIPLDELYRICEYARSITLERPALLGRIIARPYVGEPGNFSRTANRHDYAVSPFEATVLNKLADAGVPTYSVGKISDIFNGSGITNDMGHTKSNMHGVDVLIDTLKLSDFEEGFSFTNLVDFDAVYGHRRNIEGYRDCLQEFDARIPEIIDNMREDDLLLITADHGNDPSYAGTDHTREYVPLLAYSKAFKGSGVLPVGHFADISATVAENFGVDTAMIGESFLSQLV
- a CDS encoding purine-nucleoside phosphorylase; translated protein: MSLLAKINETKTFLEEKGLVKPEFGLILGSGLGELAQEVENAIVIDYADIPNWGKSTVVGHAGKLVYGDLAGRKVLALQGRFHFYEGNPMEVVTFPVRVMKALGCEGVIVTNAAGGIGYGPGTLMAITDHINMTGQNPLIGENLEEFGPRFPDMSNAYTKEYREKAHAVAEKLGIKLDDGVYLGVTGPTYETPAEILAFKTMGAHAVGMSTVPEVIVAAHSGMKVLGISAITNFAAGFQSELNHEEVVEVTEQIKGNFKGLVKAILAEL
- a CDS encoding HsdM family class I SAM-dependent methyltransferase, which produces MSITSFVKRIQDITRNDAGINGDAQRIEQMSWMLFLKIYDSRELDWELEEEEYESIIPEELKWRNWAHAEKGEQVLTGDDLLEFVNNKLFKELKELEITPNMPIRKSIVKSAFEDANNYMKNGVLLRQMINVIDEVDFNSPEDRHSFNDIYEKILKDIQSAGNSGEFYTPRAATDFIAEMLNPQLGETMADLACGTGGFLTSTLNHLSQQRKTSEDVQKYNQAVFGIEKKAFPHLLAVTNLFLHEIDDPKIIHGNTLEKNVRDYTEDEKFDIIMMNPPFGGSELETIKNNFPAELRSSETADLFMAVIMYRLKENGRVGVILPDGFLFGEGVKTRLKQKLVEEFNLHTIIRLPHSVFAPYTGIHTNILFFDKTKKTEETWFYRLDMPEGYKNFSKTKPMRNDHFNPVREWWKNRQEILEGNFYKSKSFRPDELASLNYNFDQCGFPKEEEEILEPLELIQNYQQERAVLNKKIDTVLAEILEILEEK